Proteins found in one Sporosarcina sp. FSL K6-3457 genomic segment:
- a CDS encoding carbohydrate ABC transporter permease, whose amino-acid sequence MNYSKRDQLLLTINKFVLIIATLLILLPLLYVLLASFLDPNVLLSKGISFNPDDWSVQGYVKILQNEAIIRGFFYSILYSVGFAIVTVVVSIFAAYPLSVEGFRGTKVIMIFFLITMFFSGGLIPTYLVVKDLGMLNSIWAIILPGAISVWNIILARTYFKAIPKELQEAAKIDGASDLVIFFKIILPLSKPIIFVLALYAFVGQWNSYFDAMIYLEDAKLHPLQLVLRSILIQNEVQPGMIGDQLAMAELKKMSEMIKYSSIILSSLPLIIMYPFFQKYFEKGVMVGSIK is encoded by the coding sequence ATGAATTATTCAAAACGAGATCAATTGCTATTAACGATAAATAAATTCGTTTTAATTATTGCTACGTTGCTCATTCTGTTGCCGTTGCTTTACGTCTTGTTAGCCTCATTTTTAGATCCTAACGTCTTGCTGAGCAAGGGCATATCATTCAATCCGGACGATTGGAGTGTACAAGGTTATGTAAAAATTTTGCAAAACGAAGCGATTATTAGAGGATTCTTCTACTCGATTCTGTACTCAGTAGGATTTGCTATAGTGACAGTTGTTGTTTCTATATTCGCTGCCTATCCACTATCTGTTGAAGGGTTTAGAGGAACGAAAGTCATTATGATTTTCTTCCTCATTACGATGTTTTTCAGCGGTGGTTTAATCCCTACGTATTTAGTGGTCAAGGATTTAGGGATGTTAAATAGCATATGGGCCATTATTTTGCCGGGGGCCATTAGTGTCTGGAATATTATTTTAGCCAGAACTTATTTCAAAGCCATCCCTAAGGAACTCCAGGAGGCAGCTAAAATTGATGGTGCATCAGATTTAGTTATATTCTTTAAAATCATTTTACCGCTATCCAAACCGATTATATTTGTACTCGCGTTATATGCCTTTGTGGGCCAATGGAATTCTTATTTTGACGCAATGATTTACTTAGAAGATGCCAAATTACATCCATTGCAATTAGTATTACGTTCTATCCTGATCCAAAACGAGGTACAACCAGGAATGATTGGCGATCAGCTTGCCATGGCAGAGCTGAAAAAGATGTCTGAAATGATTAAATACTCATCTATTATTCTTTCTAGTTTACCGCTAATCATTATGTATCCTTTCTTCCAGAAGTATTTTGAAAAAGGCGTAATGGTTGGTTCAATAAAATAA
- a CDS encoding M48 family metallopeptidase, whose product MNSASITSSKETPYFVISVIISAFIYLIVTLSIIGIGIALVILAFILFSNAIMLGSIRGNGVRVSEQQFPDVHERVVELARKMELKKVPDVFVIHSEGAFNAFATRFFGRNMVVIYSEVFELAREKGDKELDFIIAHELTHVQRRHVWKSILTLPAAFIPFLSQAYSRACEYTCDRSAAYYIQDGPAAKRALTILSIGKSLYKEVNDFAYLEQIHSESNVAVWFAEISSTHPLLPKRIQAVGHFMNVEDTPNFVPNNGKIAVGALISGAAVFFLYIGVVVMLVMGTVFFATLFPTATESAETEAQDYVFPETATPLMISAANGDLAQVKAYISQGADIHAQDDELTTALHYAVYNFEAEVVELLLHEGANPNDSDDYSTALTAALANESYDIAALLYNAGADPTLEDAAGYSALDYLNVTTTEEFEKVLNHM is encoded by the coding sequence TTGAACTCAGCATCTATAACCTCTAGTAAAGAAACACCGTATTTCGTCATTAGTGTGATCATTAGTGCCTTTATCTATCTGATTGTTACGCTTAGTATTATTGGAATTGGCATAGCACTAGTTATTCTTGCATTTATTTTATTTTCAAATGCCATCATGCTTGGCAGTATAAGGGGGAATGGCGTTCGAGTCAGTGAGCAGCAATTTCCGGATGTGCATGAGCGTGTTGTTGAGTTAGCGCGTAAAATGGAGCTTAAAAAGGTGCCAGATGTATTTGTCATTCATTCCGAAGGAGCTTTTAATGCCTTTGCCACACGATTCTTTGGACGCAACATGGTTGTTATTTATTCGGAAGTATTCGAATTAGCCCGTGAAAAAGGTGACAAGGAACTTGATTTTATTATCGCGCATGAGTTGACCCATGTGCAGCGTAGACATGTTTGGAAGAGTATCCTTACTCTCCCTGCTGCTTTTATTCCTTTTCTTTCCCAAGCCTATAGCCGTGCTTGCGAATATACATGTGACCGGAGTGCCGCCTACTACATACAGGACGGCCCGGCTGCAAAACGTGCACTTACTATCTTAAGTATCGGGAAAAGTCTTTACAAAGAGGTAAATGATTTTGCTTATTTGGAGCAAATACATAGCGAATCTAATGTAGCTGTTTGGTTTGCGGAAATATCGTCTACTCATCCATTATTACCAAAAAGAATTCAAGCTGTAGGTCACTTTATGAATGTGGAAGATACACCAAACTTCGTACCGAATAACGGAAAAATAGCAGTAGGCGCACTCATTTCTGGGGCAGCTGTGTTCTTTCTTTATATTGGAGTCGTCGTTATGCTTGTTATGGGGACTGTTTTTTTTGCAACCCTATTCCCGACTGCCACAGAGTCTGCTGAAACTGAAGCACAGGATTATGTTTTCCCTGAAACCGCTACCCCGCTTATGATTTCAGCAGCGAATGGCGACCTTGCACAAGTGAAAGCGTATATTTCCCAAGGAGCCGATATCCATGCGCAAGATGATGAACTAACGACTGCACTTCATTATGCGGTCTATAACTTTGAAGCAGAAGTTGTCGAATTGCTACTCCATGAAGGTGCGAATCCTAATGATTCGGATGACTATTCCACTGCCCTAACTGCAGCGCTAGCAAACGAATCGTATGATATCGCCGCACTGTTATACAACGCAGGTGCCGATCCTACGCTGGAAGATGCTGCTGGCTATTCTGCACTCGATTATTTAAACGTTACGACAACTGAGGAATTTGAGAAAGTATTAAATCATATGTAA
- a CDS encoding glycoside hydrolase family 32 protein, with amino-acid sequence MATYNLEKYRPTLHFAPKKNWMNDPNGMVYFKGEYHLFFQHNPNDSIWGPMHWGHAVSKDMIDWQELPIALYPDELGTIFSGSAVVDWHNTSGFFPDEPGIVAIFTHHLDKADGTSAIQTQSLAYSHDQGRTWTKYEGNPVLGHPTKVDFRDPKVFWHAETAKWLMTLATGQTVTFYSSPNLIDWQFESEFGDNIGSHDGVWECPDLFELAVDDGEEKKWVLLVSIGDNPQFDSGSRTQYFVGSFDGSTFIADTEEIQWLDFGKDNYAGVSFSDIPTEDGRRIYLGWMSNWRYANEVPTEGWRSQMTLPRTLALRHVGDQLLVVQNPVKELDSYFTKIVEIDDLFINSEKSKVFAVDKPSVEIVLEIDNHDAKQFGVVLSHTASQKTVLTIDAETNRVKLDRKNSGQITFSENFSNFQELNLQATNQVNLRIVVDSSSIEVFLNEGAYAVTSLIYPDKVCEEVVLFASGGTIQLTNSYIAASHS; translated from the coding sequence TTGGCGACTTATAATCTTGAGAAATATAGACCAACTTTGCATTTTGCACCAAAGAAAAATTGGATGAATGATCCGAACGGAATGGTTTATTTTAAAGGGGAATATCATTTGTTCTTTCAGCATAATCCGAATGATAGCATATGGGGTCCCATGCATTGGGGCCATGCTGTCAGCAAAGATATGATTGACTGGCAGGAGCTACCGATTGCACTCTATCCAGATGAACTAGGGACTATTTTTTCAGGAAGTGCTGTAGTTGATTGGCATAATACATCAGGATTTTTCCCGGATGAGCCAGGAATTGTAGCGATTTTTACGCATCATTTGGATAAGGCTGATGGAACGTCGGCCATTCAAACCCAGAGCCTTGCCTATAGTCATGACCAAGGCCGAACATGGACGAAGTACGAAGGGAATCCTGTACTCGGGCATCCGACAAAAGTAGATTTTAGAGACCCGAAAGTGTTTTGGCATGCGGAAACAGCCAAGTGGCTGATGACGTTAGCAACAGGGCAAACGGTTACTTTTTACTCTTCACCAAACCTAATAGACTGGCAGTTTGAAAGTGAGTTTGGAGATAATATTGGCTCTCATGATGGCGTTTGGGAATGCCCTGATCTATTTGAATTAGCTGTAGATGATGGTGAAGAGAAGAAATGGGTGTTATTGGTCAGTATTGGGGACAATCCTCAATTTGACAGTGGCTCTAGAACGCAATACTTTGTAGGTTCTTTTGATGGCTCTACCTTTATAGCTGATACTGAAGAGATTCAATGGCTAGATTTTGGAAAAGACAATTATGCTGGTGTGAGTTTTTCAGATATTCCTACGGAGGATGGTCGAAGAATCTATCTAGGCTGGATGAGTAATTGGCGCTATGCCAACGAAGTACCGACTGAGGGCTGGAGAAGCCAGATGACGCTGCCAAGAACACTGGCATTACGACATGTTGGAGATCAGCTGCTGGTCGTTCAAAATCCTGTTAAGGAACTAGATTCATACTTTACGAAAATTGTTGAAATTGACGATTTGTTCATCAACAGCGAAAAGTCGAAAGTGTTTGCGGTGGATAAGCCGAGTGTAGAGATTGTTTTGGAGATTGATAATCATGACGCAAAGCAATTCGGGGTCGTGCTATCCCATACGGCAAGCCAAAAAACGGTGCTGACGATAGATGCAGAGACGAATCGAGTCAAGCTGGATCGAAAGAATTCAGGACAAATCACATTCTCAGAAAACTTTTCGAATTTCCAAGAGTTAAACCTGCAAGCTACGAATCAGGTGAATTTGCGTATTGTTGTAGATTCTTCTTCTATTGAAGTATTCTTAAATGAGGGTGCTTATGCTGTTACGAGCTTGATTTATCCGGATAAGGTTTGTGAAGAGGTTGTCCTGTTCGCATCGGGTGGAACTATCCAGTTAACAAACAGCTATATTGCAGCATCTCACTCATGA
- a CDS encoding ABC transporter permease has translation MTTETKTNVSHKKQSLLRYMIQNYTLYLFLAPAIILTIIFKYIPMYGSIIAFKDFSPMKGIWGSDWVGFEHFTKFLTSPNFGDIFMNTLKLSVYGLVLGFPVPIILALMLNQVKRASIKKNIQLILYAPNFISVVVITGMLFIFLSPMGPINTILSFFLDKPISFMSDPDAFVSIYILSGIWQGAGWASIIYVAALANVDPQLHDAATIDGASLLQRVRHIDLPTLKPMMAVLFILAAGGIMGIGFEKAYLMQTAMNIPTSEIIATYVYKVGLQAGDYAYSSAVGLFNSIINVILLIFVNYVVKKLNEGEGLY, from the coding sequence ATGACCACTGAGACAAAAACAAACGTATCTCATAAGAAACAAAGTTTGTTACGGTATATGATTCAAAACTACACGCTGTATTTATTTTTGGCCCCAGCGATTATTTTGACAATTATCTTTAAGTATATTCCGATGTACGGATCTATTATTGCCTTTAAAGATTTTAGTCCTATGAAAGGAATATGGGGAAGCGATTGGGTAGGATTTGAGCATTTCACAAAGTTTTTAACGTCCCCCAACTTCGGAGACATTTTTATGAATACGCTTAAACTTAGTGTCTACGGCTTAGTGCTAGGGTTTCCAGTACCCATTATTCTGGCGTTAATGTTAAATCAGGTAAAACGGGCATCCATTAAGAAAAATATTCAACTCATTCTGTATGCCCCGAATTTTATCTCGGTCGTTGTCATTACAGGGATGCTGTTTATCTTCTTATCACCAATGGGGCCCATTAATACAATTTTATCGTTTTTCTTGGACAAGCCGATTTCGTTCATGTCTGATCCAGATGCATTTGTATCCATCTATATTCTTTCTGGTATTTGGCAGGGAGCAGGTTGGGCTTCTATCATTTATGTGGCAGCGCTTGCAAATGTGGATCCTCAGCTCCATGACGCAGCAACCATTGACGGCGCATCTCTATTACAAAGAGTACGACATATCGATCTGCCAACGTTAAAACCGATGATGGCTGTGCTATTCATCCTTGCGGCTGGTGGAATCATGGGCATTGGGTTTGAGAAAGCCTATTTGATGCAAACCGCCATGAATATACCAACATCTGAAATTATTGCAACGTATGTTTACAAAGTAGGGCTTCAAGCTGGAGACTATGCGTACTCATCAGCAGTTGGATTATTTAACTCTATTATTAATGTGATTTTACTTATTTTCGTGAACTATGTAGTTAAAAAACTTAATGAAGGTGAAGGTCTTTATTAA
- a CDS encoding extracellular solute-binding protein, giving the protein MKKGNKALAALLVTGLLFAGCSKDSGTSSEAYELKDITFPLEEAVSLKFMTQSSPLAPTDPNDKLIYKRLAEKTGVNIEWKNYTTDSFIEKRNLTIASGDLPDAILDAVYSDYDLQKLGKDGTIIPVEDLIDQYMPNLQKVLEAKPEYRSMITATDGHIYAFPWIEELGAGKENIHSIDTFPWINVEWLNNLGLDMPTNMEELKEVLLAFKNDDPNGNGQADEIPLSFIINHGGEDFAFLFNPFGLGDNWDHTVVSNDGEVIFTAADEGYRDAMMYFADLYKNNLIDEEAFEQDFNTYVAKGKDEKYGLYFTWDKANISGDNDHYELMPPLADAEGNIHVARTNGMGFDRGKMVITSANENLELTAKWIDQLYDPVQSVQNNWGTYGDTEQQNIFEYDESANMLKHLALEGTAPAELRQKTNIGGPLAILDEYYGVVTTKPDDAVGRLNQMKEVMSPHMNADNIYPKVFFSLDELKELSSIETDLFAYVHRKRAEWIKTGKAEEEWGEYLAELDRLKFPTWLQIKQDGYDRNSN; this is encoded by the coding sequence ATGAAGAAGGGCAACAAAGCATTAGCAGCTTTACTCGTTACAGGGTTATTATTCGCAGGATGCAGCAAGGACAGTGGCACATCATCTGAAGCGTATGAGCTAAAAGATATTACCTTTCCATTGGAAGAAGCAGTGAGCTTAAAGTTCATGACACAAAGCTCACCTTTAGCACCGACAGATCCGAATGACAAGTTAATTTACAAGCGATTAGCAGAAAAAACGGGTGTCAATATTGAATGGAAAAACTATACGACGGATTCATTCATTGAAAAGAGAAACTTGACGATTGCGAGTGGTGATTTGCCAGACGCTATTTTAGACGCTGTTTACAGTGACTATGATCTTCAGAAATTAGGGAAGGATGGCACGATTATTCCCGTGGAGGATCTCATCGACCAGTATATGCCGAATTTGCAAAAGGTATTGGAAGCAAAACCGGAATACAGGTCTATGATTACGGCAACAGATGGCCATATTTACGCCTTTCCTTGGATTGAGGAGTTAGGCGCAGGGAAAGAAAATATTCATTCCATTGATACATTCCCGTGGATTAACGTGGAGTGGCTCAATAATTTAGGATTGGACATGCCAACCAATATGGAAGAACTAAAAGAAGTGTTACTCGCTTTCAAAAATGATGATCCAAACGGCAATGGCCAGGCTGATGAAATTCCACTATCTTTCATTATTAACCACGGTGGAGAAGACTTTGCATTTCTATTCAATCCATTTGGTTTGGGCGACAACTGGGATCATACAGTCGTTTCCAATGATGGTGAAGTCATCTTTACAGCAGCGGACGAAGGCTATCGTGATGCCATGATGTATTTTGCTGACCTCTATAAAAATAATTTAATTGATGAAGAAGCTTTCGAACAAGATTTCAATACGTATGTGGCTAAAGGGAAAGACGAGAAATACGGTTTATACTTCACGTGGGATAAAGCTAATATTAGTGGCGACAACGACCACTATGAACTAATGCCTCCACTTGCTGATGCTGAAGGCAATATCCATGTTGCACGCACAAACGGTATGGGCTTTGACCGTGGAAAAATGGTTATCACAAGTGCTAACGAAAACTTAGAGTTAACAGCCAAATGGATTGACCAGCTTTATGATCCTGTGCAATCTGTGCAAAATAACTGGGGAACTTATGGAGATACAGAGCAACAAAACATCTTTGAGTATGACGAAAGCGCAAATATGCTGAAGCACCTTGCACTAGAAGGAACGGCACCAGCTGAATTACGACAAAAAACAAATATTGGCGGACCATTAGCCATTCTGGATGAATACTATGGCGTTGTTACGACAAAACCAGATGATGCAGTAGGGCGACTAAATCAAATGAAGGAAGTCATGTCACCACATATGAATGCCGACAATATTTATCCGAAAGTATTTTTCTCTCTGGATGAATTAAAAGAGCTGTCAAGCATCGAAACAGACCTATTCGCTTATGTGCATAGAAAACGTGCAGAGTGGATTAAAACTGGAAAAGCTGAAGAAGAGTGGGGCGAGTATTTAGCAGAGCTAGATCGATTGAAATTCCCTACATGGCTACAAATTAAACAGGATGGTTATGACCGAAATTCAAACTAA
- a CDS encoding YcxB family protein: MNIHYELTEEDYINFNLYHIKHSKMGKRSLLLQRIVTPFLYIIVAYLFSMIGNLPFLPLFITFFIVSALWVIFYPKYFYRLIARNAKKMIKEGKNDDLLGNHQLQMSDAGLVDTTANKETKVTWSGITSVKEDDGYFFLYNSSVSAYILPKRELDHVDEVRQYIQSRAS, from the coding sequence ATGAACATTCACTATGAGTTAACAGAAGAGGACTATATTAACTTCAATTTGTACCACATCAAGCATTCTAAAATGGGCAAACGGTCTTTGCTGTTACAAAGGATTGTCACGCCATTTCTCTACATCATTGTAGCTTATCTATTTTCAATGATAGGCAATCTACCTTTTTTGCCACTGTTTATCACTTTTTTCATCGTGAGTGCACTATGGGTTATTTTTTATCCAAAATATTTTTATAGGCTCATTGCCCGTAATGCGAAAAAAATGATTAAAGAGGGCAAGAATGACGATTTATTGGGCAATCATCAGCTGCAAATGTCAGATGCAGGATTGGTAGATACGACTGCCAATAAAGAAACAAAAGTTACGTGGTCGGGCATAACAAGTGTGAAAGAAGACGATGGTTATTTCTTTCTCTACAATAGTTCCGTGAGCGCTTATATCCTTCCAAAAAGGGAGTTAGATCATGTGGATGAAGTGCGGCAGTATATTCAATCGAGGGCATCATGA
- a CDS encoding LacI family DNA-binding transcriptional regulator: protein MKVKLEDVAKAAGVSPTTVSRVLNNRGYISEQTKEKVENAIKELNYYPNDVARSLFKKRTNFIGLIVPTVSNPFFGELSLYIENICSSLGYKIILCNSSGQLEKEKAYSTMLIRHQVDGIIVCSYNRGIDTYKYPKLPIVAIDHYLAPTIPVVGSDNYMGGKMAVQHLIDRGCRSIIHINGPLELETPAQYRRKAYEDLVDNPSTYELQFDDEDIVLAIRKILVERPETDGIFASDDIMAAACLQVARELNIQVPEQLKVVGYDGTKTTRSLLPQLTTIQQPIEEIAKTAVKKLMDMIDNSELSGPYETTLPVQLLINETT from the coding sequence ATGAAAGTGAAATTAGAAGATGTTGCGAAGGCGGCAGGGGTATCCCCGACGACTGTATCTCGCGTGTTGAATAATAGAGGCTATATTAGTGAACAGACGAAAGAAAAAGTGGAGAACGCTATCAAGGAATTAAATTATTATCCTAATGATGTTGCGAGATCACTATTCAAAAAGAGAACGAATTTTATTGGGTTAATCGTTCCAACAGTTAGTAATCCCTTTTTTGGAGAATTATCGTTGTATATTGAAAATATCTGTTCTTCTTTGGGCTATAAGATTATTCTTTGCAATAGTTCAGGGCAGCTTGAAAAAGAGAAAGCTTACTCGACGATGTTGATTAGACATCAAGTAGATGGTATCATTGTTTGTTCGTATAACCGGGGAATCGATACGTATAAGTATCCGAAGCTTCCGATTGTTGCGATTGACCATTACTTAGCACCGACAATACCTGTAGTGGGTTCTGATAATTACATGGGTGGAAAAATGGCGGTACAGCATTTGATCGATCGAGGATGTCGATCAATTATTCATATTAACGGTCCTCTTGAATTGGAAACACCTGCTCAATATAGGCGGAAAGCTTACGAGGATCTGGTTGATAATCCGAGTACATATGAATTGCAGTTTGATGATGAAGATATCGTATTAGCGATTAGAAAAATTTTAGTGGAACGACCTGAAACAGATGGTATATTCGCTAGTGATGATATAATGGCAGCCGCCTGTTTGCAAGTTGCAAGAGAATTGAACATCCAAGTGCCTGAGCAATTAAAGGTCGTTGGCTATGATGGTACGAAAACAACGAGAAGCTTATTACCTCAGCTCACGACGATTCAACAACCGATTGAGGAAATTGCTAAAACAGCTGTGAAAAAACTAATGGATATGATTGATAACTCTGAACTTTCAGGTCCCTATGAAACGACATTGCCTGTTCAACTGTTAATCAATGAGACAACCTAA
- a CDS encoding NAD(P)H-dependent flavin oxidoreductase, whose product MKWTTRLEIDHPIIQAPMAGVTTPEFVAASTEAGILGSIGAGYLSAEETRKFIREVKERTDKPFAVNLFVPEQVEMQQLYLREAYEALQPVGKQLGMPFWKTPLSESQFDGQVQVVVEEGVKICSFTFGLPDEKIVRLLKDNDVYLIGTATTIEEVKLAEQAGIDAVVVQGSEAGGHRGSFAGEVVLIQLDELLKEVLAAVKIPVIAAGGIATKERVASVLASGAQAVQIGTALLAADESGAHPVYKQAILAADEGGTTVTKVFSGKAARGIRNQFMLEMKDTVIAPYPYQNDLTKELRKAAAQQGKSEFMSLWAGESVHLTTKGTVKEILAELYNPL is encoded by the coding sequence ATGAAATGGACAACACGGTTGGAAATCGATCACCCTATTATCCAAGCCCCAATGGCAGGTGTGACGACGCCGGAGTTTGTAGCGGCATCTACAGAAGCGGGCATACTTGGCTCGATTGGAGCAGGCTATCTTTCGGCGGAGGAAACACGGAAGTTTATTCGTGAGGTGAAGGAAAGAACGGATAAGCCGTTTGCGGTGAATTTGTTTGTGCCGGAGCAGGTTGAAATGCAACAGCTCTATTTGCGAGAAGCTTATGAGGCGTTGCAGCCGGTTGGCAAGCAGTTGGGGATGCCGTTTTGGAAGACGCCGTTGTCGGAATCACAGTTTGATGGGCAAGTGCAAGTCGTAGTGGAGGAAGGTGTGAAAATTTGTTCATTCACATTTGGATTGCCAGATGAAAAGATTGTCCGATTGCTGAAGGACAATGATGTCTATCTTATCGGAACGGCGACGACGATAGAAGAGGTGAAGCTAGCGGAACAGGCCGGGATCGATGCGGTTGTTGTGCAAGGCAGTGAGGCTGGTGGACATCGAGGCTCTTTTGCCGGGGAAGTGGTATTGATACAGTTGGATGAATTGCTGAAAGAAGTTCTGGCAGCAGTGAAAATTCCAGTTATCGCGGCAGGTGGCATTGCAACGAAAGAAAGAGTAGCGAGTGTACTAGCGTCAGGGGCGCAAGCTGTCCAAATCGGAACGGCATTGCTTGCGGCAGATGAAAGTGGTGCACATCCTGTCTACAAGCAAGCTATTTTGGCAGCGGATGAAGGAGGTACGACTGTCACTAAAGTCTTTTCTGGCAAAGCAGCACGCGGCATTCGCAACCAATTCATGCTAGAGATGAAAGACACGGTCATTGCACCGTATCCTTATCAAAATGACTTGACGAAGGAACTCCGTAAAGCAGCGGCGCAGCAAGGGAAATCGGAATTCATGTCGCTATGGGCGGGGGAAAGTGTGCATTTGACTACGAAGGGAACTGTAAAGGAAATTCTTGCAGAACTCTATAATCCGCTATAA
- a CDS encoding LptM family lipoprotein translates to MNRWLLVVCMILLLVFLTGCNTGYKGNPTPKDFLGNAEADIFVLDNIVHSNAQDVDWIQGFDYTLVEQIAEITKQSSISWKFKSGTANKLPAGTKIYNTDSGFLIAIVEGVEIPYLAIYEG, encoded by the coding sequence ATGAATAGATGGTTATTAGTAGTATGCATGATTTTATTACTTGTCTTCTTAACAGGCTGCAATACAGGATACAAAGGAAATCCAACGCCTAAGGATTTTCTAGGAAATGCTGAAGCGGATATATTTGTTCTCGATAACATCGTTCATTCTAATGCACAGGATGTAGATTGGATTCAAGGATTTGACTATACACTAGTTGAACAAATTGCAGAAATCACAAAACAATCGAGCATATCATGGAAATTCAAAAGTGGCACTGCCAACAAATTACCTGCTGGAACAAAAATCTATAATACGGATTCGGGATTCCTCATTGCCATTGTAGAAGGTGTAGAAATTCCCTATTTAGCAATATATGAAGGATAG
- a CDS encoding S16 family serine protease, whose protein sequence is MAKWNEKLDRSSKLLAFVYSILIVVPVYSLLGNAYYVDYLNSFILLGTLLVIPIVALIFLIIFRRNKFKSLTITLVIVWGVIFCSYEIRLLDYEGNTYRVDSYREPEELLEKSGIHILVVGLNDIYYLEDKEVIKDTYGKNGIQILEMHKIKNRDKYRSKTTELKQFFGFGKEENAFQLMGENVRNYIDEDIEFINEFLSRENLEGDSAGLALGLTAMIHQGNFVNELPIGVTGTLEPNGDVMPVGGIKAKMMIAEQNSFPAVLIPLANREEAEVVRLQQELTIEILPVSHIDEAVLAIKELNANQ, encoded by the coding sequence ATGGCGAAGTGGAATGAAAAACTGGATAGGTCGAGCAAGTTATTAGCATTTGTTTATAGCATTCTCATCGTAGTCCCAGTCTATAGCCTATTAGGAAATGCTTATTATGTAGATTATCTAAATAGCTTTATATTATTAGGGACACTGCTAGTAATTCCGATTGTTGCTTTAATCTTCCTGATTATTTTCCGGAGAAACAAATTTAAGAGTCTTACCATCACTTTAGTAATCGTATGGGGAGTGATCTTTTGTAGTTATGAAATACGACTCCTAGACTACGAAGGTAATACCTATAGAGTAGATAGTTATAGAGAACCAGAAGAATTGCTAGAAAAATCGGGAATACATATTTTAGTTGTGGGGTTGAATGATATTTATTATTTAGAAGATAAAGAGGTGATAAAGGATACCTATGGAAAAAATGGTATTCAAATTTTGGAGATGCATAAAATTAAAAATCGAGACAAATATAGAAGCAAGACAACAGAGCTAAAACAATTTTTCGGATTTGGCAAAGAGGAAAATGCATTTCAATTGATGGGCGAAAATGTAAGAAATTATATTGATGAAGACATCGAATTTATTAACGAATTTCTTAGTCGAGAAAATCTAGAGGGAGATAGTGCTGGGCTAGCATTAGGTCTTACTGCAATGATTCATCAAGGGAATTTCGTAAATGAATTACCCATTGGCGTTACTGGGACACTGGAACCTAATGGTGATGTCATGCCAGTTGGCGGGATAAAAGCGAAAATGATGATTGCGGAGCAAAACAGTTTCCCAGCTGTACTAATCCCATTGGCGAATCGAGAAGAAGCAGAAGTTGTGAGATTACAACAGGAACTAACTATAGAAATCTTACCTGTTAGCCATATCGATGAAGCTGTACTAGCCATTAAGGAATTGAATGCGAATCAGTAA